From Solwaraspora sp. WMMD1047, the proteins below share one genomic window:
- a CDS encoding sugar O-acetyltransferase, producing the protein MSSQRSSPQSSQKERMLAGEPYQADDPELAADLLRAALLMERYNASSVADGDARDRLLRELFGAVGAGVVVRPPVYVDYGYHVSVGAGTFVNYGAVLLDVAPITIGADVQIGPNVQLLTPTHPVEPEPRRAKWEAAKPIVIGDNVWLGGGAIVLPGVTIGADTVVGAGAVVTRDLPPGVLAVGNPARPVRQVVPDEPRDP; encoded by the coding sequence ATGTCCTCCCAGCGGTCCTCGCCGCAGTCCTCGCAGAAGGAGCGGATGCTCGCCGGCGAGCCGTACCAGGCCGACGACCCGGAACTCGCCGCGGACCTGCTCCGGGCCGCCCTGCTGATGGAGCGGTACAACGCCAGCTCGGTGGCGGACGGGGACGCCCGGGACCGGCTGCTGCGCGAGCTGTTCGGCGCGGTCGGCGCCGGGGTGGTGGTCCGGCCGCCGGTCTACGTCGACTACGGCTATCACGTCAGCGTCGGTGCCGGCACGTTCGTCAACTACGGGGCGGTGCTGCTCGACGTCGCCCCGATCACCATCGGCGCGGACGTGCAGATCGGCCCCAACGTGCAACTGCTGACCCCCACCCACCCGGTCGAGCCGGAACCGCGCCGGGCCAAGTGGGAGGCGGCGAAGCCGATCGTCATCGGCGACAACGTCTGGCTCGGCGGCGGCGCGATCGTGCTGCCCGGGGTGACGATCGGCGCCGACACGGTGGTCGGGGCGGGCGCGGTGGTCACCCGCGACCTTCCCCCCGGGGTCCTGGCGGTCGGCAACCCGGCGCGGCCCGTCCGCCAGGTCGTGCCGGACGAGCCGCGCGACCCGTAG
- a CDS encoding GNAT family N-acetyltransferase — MPVVAQATLRTARIQLVPLSDDHLEGEVELDADPEVMRYLGRPRQRAQVERAHRQRLAAAARVPGLGFWAGLVDGSFVGWWILEPPERADQGPVDGQAELGYRLLRRYWRRGLASEGARELLRHGFEDLGLRRIFAETMAVNLASRATMASVGLTYVRTFHLDFDDPLPGSEHGEVEYAITRDQWHSR; from the coding sequence ATGCCGGTCGTGGCCCAGGCGACGCTGCGAACCGCGCGAATCCAGCTCGTGCCGTTGTCCGACGACCATCTTGAGGGGGAGGTCGAGCTCGACGCGGACCCGGAGGTCATGCGCTATCTGGGCCGGCCGCGCCAGCGGGCGCAGGTGGAGCGGGCGCACCGGCAGCGGCTGGCCGCAGCCGCCCGGGTTCCCGGGCTCGGTTTCTGGGCCGGGCTGGTCGACGGCTCGTTCGTCGGCTGGTGGATTCTGGAACCCCCGGAGCGGGCCGACCAGGGTCCGGTCGACGGCCAGGCGGAGCTGGGCTACCGGCTGCTGCGGCGGTACTGGCGTCGGGGACTGGCCAGCGAGGGCGCCCGCGAACTGCTCCGGCACGGCTTCGAGGACCTGGGCCTGCGTCGCATCTTCGCGGAGACGATGGCGGTGAACCTGGCGTCCCGGGCCACGATGGCCTCGGTCGGGCTGACCTACGTACGCACCTTCCACCTGGACTTCGACGACCCGCTGCCCGGCAGCGAGCACGGCGAGGTCGAGTACGCCATCACCCGCGACCAGTGGCATAGCCGGTAG
- a CDS encoding helix-turn-helix transcriptional regulator: protein MGTPVISPYARRTRLANCLRRLRDEAGLSGTQLAVKAGVDRTMVSKLETGDRRPNLNTVLKLLDALPVAETDERYRAIVRIARDAAERGWWETTEYAGMGERQARTADLECGAVSIREYQPSMLPGLVQTADFAHHRGLIALADGATFDPEATVRARMRRQQQIDQPDNCAYDLVLDEPAVRRVVVPVAVMADQLRHLLILAGRPNVSVRVLPVDARLVDGRVPRSPFAIYAYPDEDDPTIVAADTVTTDLIMADPAESERYVLMFDRLRRAALSERDSIELIKRTAKQLSTEV from the coding sequence GTGGGAACACCAGTGATCAGCCCGTACGCGCGGCGCACCCGGCTGGCGAACTGCCTTCGGCGGTTGCGGGACGAGGCTGGTCTCAGCGGGACGCAGCTCGCGGTCAAGGCCGGTGTCGACCGCACCATGGTGTCGAAGCTGGAGACGGGTGACCGCCGCCCGAACCTGAACACCGTGCTGAAGCTCCTCGACGCGCTCCCGGTCGCGGAAACCGACGAGCGCTACCGAGCCATTGTCCGCATTGCGCGGGACGCGGCGGAGCGTGGTTGGTGGGAGACCACCGAGTACGCCGGGATGGGTGAACGGCAGGCTCGGACAGCCGACCTGGAGTGCGGGGCGGTGTCGATCCGGGAGTACCAGCCGTCGATGCTGCCCGGACTCGTCCAGACCGCGGACTTCGCGCACCACCGCGGACTGATCGCGCTCGCCGACGGGGCAACCTTCGACCCGGAAGCCACCGTCCGGGCGAGGATGCGCCGTCAACAGCAGATCGACCAGCCGGACAACTGCGCTTACGACCTCGTCCTCGATGAGCCGGCAGTCCGCCGGGTGGTGGTGCCGGTGGCGGTCATGGCGGACCAGCTCCGCCACCTACTCATCCTGGCCGGCAGGCCAAACGTCTCCGTCCGCGTCCTGCCTGTCGATGCTCGCCTTGTTGACGGTCGGGTGCCCCGGTCGCCGTTCGCCATCTATGCCTACCCCGACGAGGACGATCCGACCATCGTGGCGGCGGACACCGTGACCACCGATCTGATCATGGCCGACCCTGCTGAGTCCGAGCGCTACGTGTTGATGTTCGACCGGCTGCGGCGGGCGGCCCTTTCCGAGCGGGACAGCATCGAGCTCATCAAGCGGACAGCCAAGCAGCTGTCCACCGAGGTCTGA
- a CDS encoding DUF397 domain-containing protein, producing MSEEFVEWRKSSRSDGGENCVEVAAGLGTGRVAVRDTKDRSGPMLAFSLKQWTRFIDGARRSALHID from the coding sequence GTGTCCGAGGAGTTCGTCGAGTGGCGCAAGTCGTCGCGCTCGGATGGCGGCGAGAACTGCGTCGAGGTGGCTGCGGGGCTCGGTACCGGACGAGTCGCGGTGCGGGACACGAAGGACAGATCCGGACCGATGCTGGCGTTCTCGCTGAAACAGTGGACGCGCTTCATCGACGGTGCTCGCCGGAGCGCCCTGCACATCGACTGA
- a CDS encoding TetR/AcrR family transcriptional regulator yields MGRWEPDTRERLQNAALELFERGYDNTTAAEIAERAGTAKSTFFRHFADKREVLFAGTGLIADRAVAAIADAPPATTPLGLVDEVLRGILPIFDPAKRLWYARRQAVVADNPELRERDLLKQQAQTAAITDALRERGLTGLTADLVAALIGLAFHVTYTRWLEATADDQDVATLAADVLAELRTAATALT; encoded by the coding sequence ATGGGCAGATGGGAACCGGACACTCGCGAACGCCTGCAGAATGCTGCCCTGGAACTGTTCGAGCGCGGCTACGACAACACCACGGCGGCGGAGATCGCCGAGCGCGCCGGCACGGCGAAAAGCACGTTCTTCCGGCACTTCGCCGACAAGCGAGAGGTACTGTTCGCTGGCACTGGCTTGATCGCCGACCGGGCCGTGGCTGCGATCGCCGACGCCCCGCCCGCCACCACGCCCCTCGGCCTGGTCGACGAGGTCCTGCGCGGGATCCTGCCGATCTTCGACCCGGCCAAGCGGCTGTGGTACGCGCGGCGTCAGGCAGTCGTCGCCGACAACCCCGAACTGCGCGAGCGCGACCTGCTCAAACAGCAGGCCCAGACTGCGGCGATCACCGACGCCCTGCGCGAGCGGGGGCTGACCGGCCTGACCGCGGACCTGGTCGCCGCGCTGATCGGGCTAGCCTTCCACGTGACCTACACCCGCTGGCTCGAGGCCACCGCCGACGACCAGGACGTCGCCACCCTGGCCGCCGACGTGCTCGCCGAGTTGCGCACCGCCGCAACCGCACTGACCTAA
- a CDS encoding SDR family oxidoreductase: MDFIGKTAMVTGSGAIGGLGHAIAKIFVARGATVILTGVDRARGAEVVADLGGDARFLTVDLSSIDEVRRLADEAGPVDILVNNAVAYTMAPTVEQDLDEYDAAFAVNVRAPFVLTATLAPKMVANGGGSIVNISSTAAAKAEPGMTVYSATKAAIEALTRAWAAEFVGGNVRVNAVRPGPMHTSKLVGALGPDLGGLGQAVPMRRSADPSEVAEVVAFVASDKASFMTGATIATDGGRAAI, from the coding sequence ATGGACTTCATCGGCAAGACCGCCATGGTCACCGGATCCGGCGCGATCGGCGGCCTCGGCCACGCGATCGCGAAGATATTCGTCGCCCGCGGCGCCACCGTCATCCTCACCGGGGTCGACCGGGCGCGCGGCGCCGAGGTCGTCGCCGACCTCGGCGGAGACGCCCGCTTCCTGACGGTCGATCTGAGTAGCATCGACGAGGTGCGCCGCTTGGCAGACGAAGCCGGCCCGGTCGACATTCTGGTCAACAACGCGGTGGCTTACACGATGGCGCCAACGGTGGAGCAGGACCTCGACGAGTACGACGCGGCGTTCGCCGTCAACGTCCGGGCGCCGTTCGTGCTCACCGCCACACTGGCCCCGAAGATGGTCGCGAACGGCGGCGGCAGCATCGTCAACATCTCGTCGACCGCCGCTGCGAAGGCCGAGCCCGGCATGACCGTCTACAGCGCGACGAAGGCCGCCATAGAGGCCTTGACGCGTGCCTGGGCAGCCGAGTTCGTCGGAGGGAACGTGCGGGTCAATGCCGTCCGGCCCGGCCCGATGCACACCTCCAAGCTGGTCGGCGCGCTGGGCCCGGACCTCGGCGGCCTGGGGCAGGCGGTGCCGATGCGCCGCTCGGCCGACCCGTCCGAGGTCGCCGAGGTCGTTGCGTTCGTCGCCAGCGACAAGGCGAGCTTCATGACCGGCGCGACGATTGCCACCGATGGCGGCCGCGCCGCCATCTGA
- a CDS encoding EAL domain-containing protein has protein sequence MSVRRVMAGYTAGMTVLIGCFYAAPGQRVPVTAAIGLLSVAALGYGIRRHRPHRGYAWWLLAAGVLAFSIGDVLYLAVVAGSADQYDSAAGSASDVFYLLMFPLIGAGLLGLTRANAGARDRSGLLDFLVFSTAALFLLWVFLIHPFVVTPGPASFERSALSAYTLADALVVAATVRLLLTDRRNPAAMLLVAGATGMLAADLTYSVAVLNDYWQAGGVVELGWFLFYFGWSAAALHPGMAALTERADPPQREVGRTRLVLLGFAALLAPAVLLLQALLGDVRDGAVIAVASGISFVLVLHRLSDAADAHRVAVARERTLRVAGAALVAARDAREVERATRTAIGQLLPGTPHRVVFSVNRTAGVPAAATSIWGPAVAAPSAYYPPPTVAAARRTRLLRVGTLQPALAEQLRAFESAMLCPLVLDERATGVPRVGALLVGADPKVLRPMRDSLEVLAAQVALTLERISLNEEISRRVSEEYFRSLVQHTADVILIVGDDHRIRYASPSVAAVLGVEPADCGDLPSVVHPDDVPGLRALLTAELPLAGAGAAERSVAGVLAADVLAAGPPGSGGGQWREWSPRRCDGTRVHLEVSCRDLRRDRAVGGFVLTMRDVTERRRLQRELSHQAVRDALTGLANRASYQDQVHEAVQRARVGGGTVGALSIDLDEFTTINDSHGQAVGDALLVAAGQRLCELVGGEPDDPDGAVVARLGGDEFAVLVPTAAGPEQVERIAERIVTAFAEPLTVTVDATGSAGVAGSADAVDPVDEVLITGSVSVGVATSADATGAGELLQRADLALYVAKRAGKGRWCRYESELHAAIIERLELRTALVDAVRRLSFTVEYQPIVDLRLGTAVGFEALVRWQHPARGAVPPEQFIALAEEAGLIEPLGEWVLREALAAAARWQSAAGNGAAPYVSVNVSARQLRIAGFVAKVRAAIDDAGLPPARVMLEITESLLLRDQEPVWAELNELRALGLRVAIDDFGTGFSSLSYLQQTPADVIKLDRSFAETVATSRRQRLLVEGVLRLAATLGLEIIAEGVETEVERAVLMDMGCAYAQGYLFSRPVREPELASWLPDQRQPEPIARLRG, from the coding sequence GTGTCAGTTCGACGGGTGATGGCCGGCTACACCGCGGGAATGACGGTGCTGATCGGCTGCTTCTACGCCGCGCCGGGCCAGCGCGTCCCGGTGACCGCCGCGATCGGGCTGCTCAGCGTCGCCGCCCTCGGCTACGGCATCCGTCGGCACCGGCCGCACCGGGGGTACGCGTGGTGGCTGCTCGCCGCCGGGGTGCTGGCCTTCTCGATCGGCGACGTGCTCTATCTCGCCGTCGTAGCCGGCTCGGCCGACCAGTACGACTCCGCCGCCGGGTCCGCTTCCGACGTCTTCTATCTGCTGATGTTTCCGCTCATCGGGGCCGGCCTGCTCGGATTGACCAGGGCCAACGCCGGTGCCCGGGACCGCTCCGGGCTGCTCGACTTCCTCGTATTCAGCACCGCCGCGCTGTTTCTGCTCTGGGTTTTCCTGATCCACCCCTTCGTGGTGACTCCCGGACCCGCCTCCTTCGAACGGTCGGCGCTCTCCGCGTACACGCTGGCGGACGCGCTGGTGGTCGCGGCCACCGTGCGGCTGCTGCTGACCGACCGCCGCAACCCGGCCGCGATGCTGCTGGTGGCCGGCGCGACCGGGATGCTCGCGGCCGACCTGACCTACAGCGTCGCGGTGCTCAACGACTACTGGCAGGCCGGCGGCGTGGTCGAGCTGGGCTGGTTCCTGTTCTACTTCGGCTGGAGCGCCGCCGCGCTGCACCCCGGGATGGCCGCGCTCACCGAGCGCGCCGACCCGCCGCAGCGCGAGGTCGGTCGGACCAGGCTGGTGCTGCTCGGGTTCGCGGCGCTGCTGGCCCCGGCGGTGCTGCTGCTGCAGGCGCTGCTGGGCGACGTCCGCGACGGCGCGGTGATCGCGGTCGCCTCCGGCATCTCGTTCGTGCTGGTGCTGCACCGGCTCTCGGACGCGGCCGACGCGCACCGGGTGGCGGTGGCGCGGGAACGCACCCTGCGGGTAGCCGGCGCGGCGCTGGTGGCGGCCCGGGACGCCCGGGAGGTCGAGCGGGCGACCCGGACCGCGATCGGCCAACTGCTGCCGGGCACCCCGCACCGGGTGGTCTTCTCGGTGAACCGGACCGCCGGCGTGCCGGCCGCCGCGACGAGCATCTGGGGGCCGGCCGTCGCGGCACCCTCGGCCTACTATCCGCCGCCGACCGTGGCCGCGGCCCGCCGAACCCGGCTGTTGCGGGTCGGCACCCTCCAACCGGCGCTGGCCGAGCAGTTGCGCGCGTTCGAGAGCGCGATGCTCTGCCCGCTGGTCCTCGACGAGCGCGCGACCGGCGTACCCCGGGTCGGTGCGCTGCTGGTTGGCGCGGACCCGAAGGTGCTGCGTCCGATGCGCGACTCGCTGGAGGTGCTGGCCGCCCAGGTAGCCCTCACCCTGGAGCGGATCAGCCTGAACGAGGAGATCAGCCGCCGGGTCAGCGAGGAGTACTTCCGGAGCCTGGTGCAGCACACCGCCGACGTGATCCTGATCGTCGGGGACGACCACCGGATCCGGTACGCCAGTCCGTCGGTCGCCGCGGTGCTCGGCGTCGAACCGGCCGACTGCGGCGACCTGCCGTCGGTCGTACATCCCGACGACGTACCCGGGCTGCGCGCTCTCCTGACCGCCGAGCTGCCGCTCGCTGGCGCGGGGGCTGCCGAGCGGTCGGTTGCCGGTGTGCTGGCTGCCGATGTGCTGGCTGCCGGACCACCGGGATCGGGCGGGGGGCAGTGGCGCGAGTGGAGTCCGCGGCGCTGTGACGGGACGCGTGTGCACCTGGAGGTGAGCTGCCGGGATCTGCGCCGGGACCGGGCGGTCGGGGGCTTCGTCCTCACCATGCGCGATGTCACCGAGCGGCGCCGGTTGCAGCGGGAGCTGAGTCACCAGGCGGTTCGGGACGCGCTGACCGGGCTGGCGAACCGGGCTTCCTACCAGGACCAGGTGCACGAGGCGGTGCAACGGGCCAGGGTCGGCGGTGGAACGGTCGGCGCGCTCTCGATCGATCTCGACGAGTTCACCACGATCAACGACAGCCATGGCCAGGCGGTCGGCGACGCGCTGCTGGTCGCGGCCGGCCAGCGCCTCTGCGAGCTGGTCGGCGGCGAGCCGGATGACCCGGATGGCGCGGTGGTGGCCCGGCTGGGCGGCGACGAGTTCGCCGTCCTGGTGCCGACCGCGGCCGGCCCCGAGCAGGTCGAGCGGATCGCCGAGCGGATCGTCACCGCCTTCGCCGAACCACTCACCGTGACCGTCGACGCGACCGGCTCGGCTGGTGTGGCCGGCTCGGCCGACGCCGTGGACCCGGTCGACGAGGTGTTGATCACCGGGTCGGTGAGTGTCGGCGTGGCGACCAGCGCCGACGCGACCGGGGCCGGGGAGCTGCTACAACGCGCCGACCTGGCGCTCTACGTGGCCAAGCGGGCCGGCAAGGGACGCTGGTGCCGGTACGAGTCCGAGCTGCACGCCGCGATCATTGAGCGGCTGGAGCTGCGGACCGCGCTGGTGGACGCGGTCCGCCGGCTCAGCTTCACCGTCGAGTACCAGCCGATCGTCGACCTGCGGCTCGGCACGGCGGTCGGCTTCGAGGCGCTGGTGCGGTGGCAGCACCCGGCCCGGGGCGCCGTGCCGCCGGAGCAGTTCATCGCGCTCGCCGAGGAGGCCGGCCTGATCGAGCCGCTCGGTGAGTGGGTGCTGCGGGAGGCGCTGGCCGCGGCGGCCCGCTGGCAGTCGGCGGCGGGCAACGGCGCCGCGCCGTACGTGAGCGTCAACGTCTCGGCCCGGCAACTGCGCATCGCCGGTTTCGTCGCGAAGGTGCGTGCGGCCATCGACGACGCCGGACTGCCGCCGGCCCGGGTGATGTTGGAGATCACCGAGAGCCTGCTGCTGCGTGATCAGGAACCGGTCTGGGCGGAGCTGAACGAGTTGCGGGCGCTCGGGCTGCGGGTGGCGATCGACGACTTCGGCACCGGCTTCTCGTCGCTGAGCTACCTGCAGCAGACGCCGGCCGACGTGATCAAACTGGACCGTTCGTTCGCCGAGACGGTGGCCACCTCCCGGCGGCAGCGGCTGCTGGTCGAGGGGGTGCTCCGGCTGGCCGCCACCCTCGGCTTGGAGATCATCGCCGAGGGGGTGGAGACCGAGGTGGAGCGGGCCGTGCTGATGGACATGGGTTGTGCGTACGCCCAGGGTTATCTCTTCTCCCGCCCGGTGCGGGAGCCGGAACTTGCGTCCTGGCTGCCCGACCAGCGACAGCCCGAGCCGATCGCCCGGCTACGCGGGTGA
- a CDS encoding nucleoside/nucleotide kinase family protein, which yields MSADPRALTLAQLVARARNLADTGPRRLLGIAGAPGAGKSTLAASLVAELGPTAALVPMDGFHLAEVELRRLGRRDRKGAPDTFDAAGYVALLHRLRNPGPLPVYAPEFHRDIEEPVAGAIPVPPDVRLVVTEGNYLLMPEHPWGELRDLFDEVWYLDLDQRERLRRLTDRHIAYGRDPVEAAARARGTDQVNAELIAATAGRADLMVRLSASDHRCDHSR from the coding sequence CTGAGCGCGGACCCCCGCGCGCTGACGCTGGCTCAGCTGGTGGCCCGGGCCCGCAACCTCGCCGACACCGGACCGCGCCGGCTGCTCGGCATCGCCGGGGCGCCCGGTGCCGGCAAGTCCACCCTGGCCGCGTCGCTGGTGGCCGAGCTCGGGCCGACCGCGGCACTGGTGCCGATGGACGGTTTCCACCTGGCCGAGGTCGAGCTGCGCCGACTCGGCCGGCGCGACCGCAAGGGCGCACCGGACACCTTCGACGCGGCCGGCTACGTCGCGCTGCTGCACCGGCTGCGCAACCCCGGACCGCTGCCGGTGTACGCGCCCGAGTTCCACCGCGACATCGAGGAACCGGTCGCCGGCGCGATCCCGGTACCGCCCGACGTCCGGCTGGTGGTGACCGAGGGGAACTACCTGCTGATGCCGGAGCACCCCTGGGGCGAGCTGCGGGACCTGTTCGACGAGGTCTGGTACCTCGACCTCGACCAGCGGGAGCGGCTGCGCCGGCTCACCGACCGGCACATCGCGTACGGCCGCGACCCGGTCGAGGCGGCCGCCCGCGCCCGCGGCACCGACCAGGTGAACGCGGAACTGATCGCCGCCACCGCCGGCCGGGCCGACCTGATGGTGCGGCTGTCCGCATCGGACCACCGGTGCGACCACAGTCGTTGA
- a CDS encoding SIMPL domain-containing protein, which translates to MVDAPIVAVRGEVVREVPPEIARFSVTVAARQGDRPATLARLTERAEAIRGLLDRYGPAIERRDTADLSVRPEVKGSRERVVAYHGRVTTTVTVTDFEVLGELMLRLADQDQTSVSGPWWALRPGSPVHRDARRDAIAEAVGRAREYAGALGARVLSLVELADTGMTAQPVTMTRMSYGMARHDAGGAGPELDLDPQPQTVHASVEARFTISEPEL; encoded by the coding sequence ATGGTCGATGCTCCGATCGTCGCCGTCCGGGGCGAGGTCGTCCGGGAGGTGCCGCCGGAGATCGCGCGGTTCTCGGTCACCGTCGCCGCCCGTCAGGGTGACCGGCCGGCGACCCTGGCCCGGCTCACCGAACGGGCGGAGGCGATCCGTGGCCTGCTCGACCGCTACGGGCCTGCGATCGAACGCCGCGACACCGCCGACCTGTCGGTCCGGCCCGAGGTCAAGGGCTCCCGGGAGCGGGTCGTGGCGTACCACGGCCGGGTCACCACCACCGTCACCGTGACCGACTTCGAGGTGCTCGGCGAGCTGATGCTCCGGCTCGCCGACCAGGACCAGACCAGCGTCTCGGGCCCCTGGTGGGCGCTGCGGCCCGGCAGCCCGGTCCACCGGGACGCCCGCCGGGACGCGATCGCCGAGGCGGTCGGCCGGGCCCGGGAGTACGCCGGCGCCCTCGGTGCCCGGGTGCTCTCGCTGGTCGAGCTGGCCGACACCGGGATGACGGCCCAACCGGTGACGATGACCCGGATGTCGTACGGGATGGCCAGACACGACGCCGGCGGCGCCGGGCCGGAGCTGGACCTCGATCCGCAGCCGCAGACCGTGCACGCCAGCGTCGAGGCGCGGTTCACGATCAGCGAGCCGGAACTCTGA